In one window of Microbacterium profundi DNA:
- a CDS encoding ABC transporter substrate-binding protein, translating to MGLSQRNRRLAPLALIGAAGIALAGCGAPGAPEGGDGGGDGGSSTVTIYGTIVDSEAELLQESWADWAEENDIEIKYEGSQDFETQLGTRAQGGNPPDIAIFPQPGLFADFASRDFLKPAPEEVEKNANEFWTEDWVNYGTYDGTFYGAPLMANVKGWIWYSPAKFAEWGVEVPETLGDLTALTETIQAATGTPAWCAGFESGTATGWPGTDWIEDYVLRQAGPDVYDQWVNNEIPFTDPQIKTAFDSVGGILLNPANVNAGFGEVRSINSTAFGDVAPKVADGSCALTHQASFLSGFFPEGTNIAEDGDVWAFMLPGESAGEKAVTGAGEIVGAFSDSEATQKVLAYLSSPEWANSRVSLGGVTSANNGLEPDAAQDPILQETIKILQDPDTTFRFDASDLMPGAVGAGTFWKGMVAWVNGTSTDEVLQQIETGWPAG from the coding sequence ATGGGACTGTCACAGCGTAATCGGCGTCTCGCGCCGCTCGCCCTGATCGGGGCGGCGGGCATCGCGCTTGCAGGATGTGGGGCTCCTGGCGCGCCGGAAGGTGGCGACGGCGGCGGCGACGGGGGCAGCAGCACGGTCACGATCTACGGCACGATCGTCGACAGCGAGGCCGAACTGCTGCAGGAGTCGTGGGCCGACTGGGCCGAAGAGAACGACATCGAGATCAAGTACGAAGGCAGCCAGGACTTCGAGACGCAGCTCGGCACGCGCGCACAGGGTGGCAACCCGCCCGACATCGCGATCTTCCCGCAGCCGGGTCTGTTCGCCGACTTCGCTTCGCGCGACTTCCTCAAGCCGGCCCCGGAAGAGGTCGAGAAGAACGCGAACGAGTTCTGGACCGAGGACTGGGTCAACTACGGCACCTATGACGGGACGTTCTACGGTGCGCCGCTCATGGCGAATGTGAAGGGCTGGATCTGGTACTCCCCGGCGAAGTTCGCCGAGTGGGGAGTCGAGGTTCCTGAGACCCTCGGCGACCTGACCGCACTCACCGAGACGATCCAGGCCGCTACCGGCACCCCCGCGTGGTGCGCCGGTTTCGAATCCGGTACCGCCACGGGCTGGCCCGGAACGGACTGGATCGAGGACTACGTGCTCCGGCAGGCCGGCCCCGACGTGTATGACCAGTGGGTCAACAACGAGATTCCGTTCACCGATCCGCAGATCAAGACCGCATTCGACTCGGTCGGCGGGATCCTTCTGAACCCGGCGAACGTCAACGCCGGATTCGGCGAGGTGCGCTCGATCAACTCGACCGCCTTCGGCGATGTCGCGCCGAAGGTCGCAGACGGCTCGTGCGCTCTGACCCACCAGGCGTCGTTCCTTTCCGGATTCTTCCCCGAGGGGACGAACATCGCCGAGGACGGCGACGTCTGGGCGTTCATGCTCCCGGGCGAGAGTGCGGGTGAGAAGGCCGTGACCGGCGCAGGCGAGATCGTCGGCGCATTCAGCGACAGTGAGGCCACGCAGAAGGTGCTGGCGTATCTCTCCAGCCCTGAGTGGGCGAACAGTCGCGTCAGCCTCGGCGGTGTGACGTCGGCGAACAACGGGCTCGAGCCCGACGCAGCGCAGGACCCGATCCTCCAGGAGACGATCAAGATCCTGCAGGACCCCGACACCACGTTCCGCTTCGACGCCAGTGACCTGATGCCGGGTGCTGTCGGTGCCGGTACGTTCTGGAAGGGCATGGTCGCGTGGGTCAACGGTACGTCGACCGACGAGGTCCTCCAGCAGATCGAGACGGGCTGGCCCGCCGGCTGA
- a CDS encoding carbohydrate ABC transporter permease encodes MTAIEFFGWVGSLPPVLQAVAVVIAFGLVVAIILLLVDIAPRTGKMYTVIRLAMCLLVPLAVMWFFRSYYWAIGAAVVVGAVFFLLDYRSKSGKGYLIQLVAFMAPAFLLLLVGLVLPSLQTMAASFMNSSGKSFVGLANYTWIFGQPDGVRVVVNTIVWVLIVPTVSTIVGLAYAVFIDRTRGEKIYKVLVFMPMAISFVGAGIIWRFMYEYRGPQFEQIGLLNQILVWFGAEPQQFLLNPPWNTLFLIVVLIWVQTGFAMVILSASIKGVPMELLEAAELDGANAWQRFISVTVPAIRPALIVVLTTISIASLKVFDIVRTMTAGNYETSVLANEMYTQFSKFEAGRSAALAVILFILVLPIVIYNARQIQKQREIR; translated from the coding sequence GTGACCGCGATCGAATTCTTCGGATGGGTCGGCTCGCTGCCGCCGGTCCTGCAGGCGGTGGCCGTCGTCATCGCCTTCGGGCTGGTGGTGGCCATCATCCTCCTGCTCGTCGACATCGCCCCTCGAACGGGGAAGATGTACACCGTCATCCGGCTGGCCATGTGCCTGCTCGTGCCGCTCGCGGTGATGTGGTTCTTCCGGTCCTACTACTGGGCGATCGGCGCCGCGGTCGTGGTGGGAGCCGTGTTCTTCCTGCTCGACTACCGCTCCAAGTCCGGCAAGGGATACCTCATCCAGCTCGTCGCGTTCATGGCGCCGGCGTTCCTGCTGCTGCTGGTGGGCCTCGTCCTGCCGTCGCTGCAGACGATGGCGGCGTCGTTCATGAACTCGTCGGGGAAGTCGTTCGTCGGACTCGCGAACTACACCTGGATATTCGGGCAGCCGGACGGCGTCCGCGTCGTGGTCAACACGATCGTCTGGGTGCTGATCGTGCCGACGGTGTCGACGATCGTCGGACTCGCTTACGCCGTCTTCATCGACCGCACACGCGGCGAGAAGATCTACAAGGTCCTCGTCTTCATGCCGATGGCGATCTCGTTCGTCGGCGCCGGCATCATCTGGCGGTTCATGTACGAGTACCGCGGCCCGCAGTTCGAACAGATCGGCCTTCTCAACCAGATCCTGGTCTGGTTCGGCGCTGAGCCGCAGCAGTTCCTGCTCAACCCGCCGTGGAACACCCTGTTCCTGATCGTCGTGCTGATCTGGGTGCAGACCGGATTCGCGATGGTGATCCTCTCCGCATCGATCAAGGGTGTGCCGATGGAACTGCTGGAGGCCGCGGAACTCGATGGCGCGAACGCCTGGCAGCGGTTCATCTCGGTGACCGTCCCCGCCATCCGACCGGCTCTCATCGTCGTGCTGACCACGATCTCGATCGCCTCGCTGAAGGTCTTCGACATCGTCCGCACCATGACCGCCGGAAACTACGAGACCTCGGTGCTCGCCAACGAGATGTACACGCAGTTCTCGAAGTTCGAAGCGGGGCGCAGCGCCGCCCTGGCGGTCATCCTGTTCATCCTCGTGCTGCCGATCGTCATCTACAACGCACGCCAGATCCAGAAGCAGCGGGAGATCCGATGA
- a CDS encoding carbohydrate ABC transporter permease, with amino-acid sequence MSDTVKSNAVPTSTPASTRAITTGGRLNASAGRTRKKLSRPWASVASIIIAFLWTIPTLGLFISSFRPRDDIQSSGWWEFFLNPQVTGENYVDVLQSGTTQLTMIESFVNSIAITIPATIVPLMVASMAAYAFAWIDFKGRNFLFIFIFALQIVPIQMALVPLLSTFSRGLNLFGLQITLPLGASGGYAQVWLAHSMFALPLAIYLLHNFMSEIPGEIIEAARVDGASRGQIFFRIVLPLTMPAIASVAIFQFLWVWNDLLVALVFADGGAAPITKLLAEITGTRGNDWYLLTAGAFVSIIVPLIVFFALQRYFVRGLLAGSTKG; translated from the coding sequence ATGAGCGACACCGTGAAGTCCAACGCAGTGCCCACGTCCACCCCCGCCAGTACTCGTGCGATCACCACCGGCGGCAGGCTGAATGCTTCTGCAGGACGCACGCGCAAGAAGCTGTCGCGGCCCTGGGCATCCGTCGCATCGATCATCATCGCGTTCCTGTGGACGATCCCCACCCTCGGACTCTTCATCTCGTCGTTCCGGCCCCGCGATGACATCCAGTCCAGCGGCTGGTGGGAGTTCTTCCTCAATCCGCAGGTGACCGGAGAGAACTACGTCGACGTCCTGCAGTCGGGGACGACGCAGCTGACGATGATCGAATCGTTCGTGAACTCGATCGCCATCACGATCCCGGCGACGATCGTTCCGCTCATGGTCGCGTCGATGGCGGCATACGCGTTCGCGTGGATCGACTTCAAGGGCCGCAACTTCCTCTTCATCTTCATCTTCGCGCTGCAGATCGTTCCGATTCAGATGGCGCTCGTCCCGCTGCTGAGCACGTTCTCGCGCGGGCTGAATCTGTTCGGGCTCCAGATCACGCTGCCGCTGGGAGCATCCGGTGGGTATGCGCAGGTCTGGCTCGCGCACTCGATGTTCGCTCTGCCGCTGGCGATCTATCTGCTGCACAACTTCATGTCCGAGATCCCCGGCGAGATCATCGAGGCCGCACGCGTCGACGGTGCGTCACGCGGACAGATCTTCTTCCGGATCGTGCTGCCGCTGACCATGCCGGCGATTGCGTCGGTGGCGATCTTCCAGTTCCTCTGGGTGTGGAACGACCTGCTCGTGGCACTGGTGTTCGCAGACGGCGGCGCCGCTCCGATCACGAAGCTCCTGGCCGAGATCACCGGTACACGAGGCAACGACTGGTATCTGCTCACGGCCGGGGCGTTCGTGTCGATCATCGTCCCGTTGATCGTGTTCTTCGCCTTGCAGCGGTACTTCGTGCGAGGTCTGCTGGCGGGCTCAACGAAGGGGTAA
- a CDS encoding cystathionine beta-synthase has product MDYAEHIADLVGDTPLVKLQHVTEGVECTVLVKLEYLNPGGSSKDRIAKRIIDAAEASGELRPGGTIVEPTSGNTGVGLALVAQQRGYKCVFVLPDKVGEDKIDVLRAYGAEIVMTPTSVPADSPESYYSVSDRLVREIDGAFKPNQYENPNGPRSHYETTGPEIWRDTDGRVTHFVAGVGTGGTISGTGRFLREVSEERVRIIGVDPEGSVYSGGTGRPYLVEGVGEDIWPGSYDPAVPHEIVAVDDAESFAMTRRLAREEGILVGGSSGMAVVGALRVARSLPADAVMVVLLPDGGRGYLSKIFNDSWMRSYGFSEVEEGETVADVLDARTTLRQAQGSIRQAQGSIRQAQGSIPELVHAHPSDTVLDAIRMMTEFDVSQLIVLSAEPPVMMGEVVGMVDERGLLDRLFRDEAKPTDAVGAHVDARMPLVGIHASVDQARTALADADALLVTIDGKPHTLLTRQDLLAYLAR; this is encoded by the coding sequence ATGGACTACGCCGAGCACATCGCCGACCTCGTCGGTGACACGCCCCTCGTGAAGCTGCAGCACGTCACCGAGGGCGTCGAGTGCACCGTACTCGTCAAGCTCGAGTACCTCAACCCGGGCGGCTCCTCGAAGGATCGCATCGCGAAGCGGATCATCGACGCGGCCGAAGCCTCGGGTGAGCTTCGACCGGGTGGCACCATCGTCGAGCCGACCAGCGGCAACACCGGCGTCGGACTCGCGCTGGTCGCTCAGCAGCGCGGTTACAAGTGCGTGTTCGTGCTACCCGACAAGGTCGGCGAGGACAAGATCGATGTGCTGCGCGCATACGGCGCGGAGATCGTGATGACGCCGACGTCCGTGCCGGCGGACAGCCCCGAGTCGTACTACAGCGTCAGCGACCGGCTCGTGCGTGAGATCGACGGAGCCTTCAAGCCGAACCAGTACGAGAACCCGAACGGTCCGCGCAGCCATTACGAGACCACCGGACCCGAGATCTGGCGCGACACCGACGGCCGGGTCACGCACTTCGTCGCCGGCGTCGGAACGGGCGGGACGATCAGCGGCACCGGGCGATTCCTGCGTGAGGTGTCAGAGGAGCGCGTGCGCATCATCGGCGTCGACCCGGAGGGAAGCGTGTACTCGGGCGGCACCGGGCGCCCCTACCTCGTCGAAGGCGTGGGGGAGGACATCTGGCCGGGATCCTACGACCCCGCAGTGCCTCACGAGATCGTGGCCGTCGACGACGCCGAGTCGTTCGCGATGACCCGTCGCCTGGCACGTGAAGAGGGCATCCTCGTCGGCGGATCGAGCGGCATGGCCGTCGTCGGCGCTCTGCGTGTGGCCAGGAGCCTGCCGGCGGATGCCGTGATGGTGGTGCTGCTGCCGGACGGCGGTCGCGGGTATCTGTCGAAGATCTTCAACGACTCGTGGATGCGCTCGTACGGGTTCAGCGAGGTCGAAGAGGGCGAGACGGTCGCGGACGTACTCGATGCGCGCACGACCCTTCGACAGGCTCAGGGATCGATACGACAGGCTCAGGGATCGATACGACAGGCTCAGGGATCGATACCTGAGCTGGTGCACGCGCACCCCAGCGACACGGTGCTCGACGCCATCAGGATGATGACGGAGTTCGACGTCTCACAGCTCATCGTGCTCAGCGCGGAGCCGCCGGTGATGATGGGTGAGGTCGTCGGCATGGTCGACGAACGCGGACTGCTGGATCGGCTCTTCCGCGACGAGGCGAAGCCGACGGACGCCGTCGGCGCGCATGTCGACGCACGGATGCCGCTCGTCGGCATCCATGCGTCCGTCGATCAGGCACGCACGGCGCTCGCCGATGCCGACGCGCTGCTCGTCACGATCGACGGCAAGCCGCACACGCTGCTCACCCGCCAGGATCTGCTCGCCTATCTCGCGCGCTGA
- a CDS encoding cystathionine gamma-synthase, producing the protein MSDHSFATRAIHAGQAPDPLTGAIIPPIYQASTHVQDGIGGFRGGYEYNRAGNPTRSALQTQLAALEGGASALSFASGLAAEDALLRGILKPGDHVLLGNDVYGGTYRLLTKVLAPWGIETTTVELGDVDAIRQALRPETRIVWLETPSNPLLKIVDIAATAEIAHAAGAIVVVDNTFASPALQLPLALGADLVVHSTTKYLGGHSDVLGGAVVFADDRFYDQVKFQQFAVGAVSAPLDAWLTTRGIKTLAVRVRQHSENAQAIAEWAAARPEFETVFYPGLSSHPGHEIAARQMSGFGGMLSLALAAGQAAARAFAESTELFQLAESLGGVESLIGYPPDMTHASVRGTPLAVPENVVRLSVGIEDVADLIADLEQGLARING; encoded by the coding sequence ATGTCCGACCACTCCTTCGCCACCCGTGCCATCCATGCAGGCCAAGCGCCCGATCCTCTGACCGGTGCGATCATCCCGCCGATCTATCAGGCCTCCACGCACGTGCAGGACGGCATCGGCGGCTTCCGCGGGGGATACGAGTACAACAGGGCGGGCAATCCCACCCGCAGTGCGCTGCAGACGCAGCTCGCCGCGCTCGAGGGCGGTGCGAGTGCACTTTCTTTCGCGTCCGGTCTCGCGGCGGAGGATGCACTGCTGCGCGGCATCCTGAAGCCCGGCGACCACGTGCTGCTCGGAAACGACGTGTACGGCGGCACCTACCGACTGCTCACCAAGGTGCTCGCGCCGTGGGGCATCGAGACCACCACCGTCGAGCTCGGCGACGTCGATGCGATCCGCCAGGCGCTGCGCCCCGAGACCAGGATCGTCTGGCTCGAGACGCCCAGCAACCCGCTGCTCAAGATCGTCGACATCGCCGCGACCGCCGAGATCGCACACGCGGCCGGTGCGATCGTGGTCGTCGACAACACGTTCGCCTCACCGGCGCTGCAGCTTCCGCTCGCACTCGGCGCCGACCTCGTCGTGCACTCGACGACGAAGTACCTCGGCGGTCATTCCGACGTGCTCGGCGGTGCCGTCGTGTTCGCCGATGATCGCTTCTACGACCAGGTGAAGTTCCAGCAGTTCGCGGTCGGTGCTGTCTCCGCGCCGCTGGACGCGTGGCTCACGACCCGCGGCATCAAGACGCTCGCCGTTCGAGTGCGCCAGCACAGCGAGAACGCGCAGGCGATCGCGGAGTGGGCGGCGGCACGCCCCGAGTTCGAGACGGTGTTCTACCCCGGACTCTCCTCGCACCCCGGCCACGAGATCGCCGCGCGCCAGATGAGCGGATTCGGCGGGATGCTGTCGCTCGCGCTCGCCGCGGGCCAGGCCGCCGCACGCGCCTTCGCCGAGTCGACCGAGCTGTTCCAACTCGCGGAGTCTTTGGGCGGCGTCGAGTCGCTGATCGGCTACCCGCCGGACATGACGCACGCCTCGGTGCGCGGCACACCTCTCGCCGTGCCGGAGAACGTCGTGCGACTGTCCGTCGGAATCGAAGACGTGGCGGACCTGATCGCCGACCTCGAGCAGGGGCTGGCGCGCATCAACGGCTGA
- a CDS encoding multidrug effflux MFS transporter, translating to MLHPGDAISHRRRVLYIILLGALTALGPFTIDLYLPAFPVLESDFQTTSAAIQLTLTGTMIGFAVGQLVVGPLSDKVGRRIPLVSVTALHVLASVAAAVAPDLLLLGGARVLMGIGAAAGGVVAMAVVRDLFGGRRLVVMLSRLALVSGVAPVVAPLIGSWLLGVMPWRGIFIVLAAYGTVMFLAALLFIPETLPKERRQERGSTTIWQRYRSVLSDRVFLGVLVIGGMTFSGLFSYLSASPFLFQETHGLNAQEYGWLFAVNSVGVVLGVQAASRLAARFGPQWVLAFSTAVLLISGTAIIVCDQLGLGFWGTVIPLFVFMTACGFSFPCVQVLALDRHGKAAGTAASILGASNNGIAAIISPVVGFVSAGAITATTMASVMVGCAVVGTLALWLIVRPRTVGMLAP from the coding sequence ATGCTGCACCCTGGCGATGCGATCTCGCATCGCCGCCGGGTGCTGTACATCATCCTGCTCGGAGCGCTCACCGCGCTCGGACCGTTCACGATCGACCTGTATCTGCCGGCGTTCCCGGTGCTGGAGTCCGATTTCCAGACGACCTCCGCGGCGATCCAGCTCACGCTCACCGGCACGATGATCGGCTTCGCGGTCGGTCAGCTCGTCGTCGGCCCGCTCTCGGACAAGGTCGGACGCCGCATCCCGCTGGTCAGCGTCACGGCGCTGCACGTGCTCGCCAGCGTCGCCGCGGCAGTCGCTCCGGATCTGCTGCTGCTCGGAGGCGCGCGCGTGCTCATGGGCATCGGAGCGGCAGCCGGAGGCGTGGTCGCGATGGCGGTCGTGCGCGACCTGTTCGGCGGTCGCCGACTCGTGGTGATGCTTTCCAGGCTCGCCCTGGTCTCGGGCGTCGCACCCGTGGTGGCACCGTTGATCGGATCGTGGCTGCTCGGAGTGATGCCGTGGCGCGGAATCTTCATCGTCCTCGCCGCATACGGCACAGTCATGTTCCTGGCCGCTCTGCTGTTCATCCCCGAGACCCTCCCGAAGGAGCGACGGCAGGAACGCGGAAGCACCACGATCTGGCAGCGCTATCGCAGCGTCCTCAGCGATCGGGTGTTCCTCGGCGTGCTCGTGATCGGCGGCATGACGTTCTCCGGGCTGTTCTCGTACCTCTCGGCCTCGCCGTTCCTGTTCCAGGAGACGCACGGCCTGAACGCTCAGGAGTACGGCTGGCTGTTCGCCGTCAACTCGGTCGGTGTGGTGCTCGGCGTGCAGGCCGCGTCACGGCTCGCGGCGCGATTCGGCCCGCAGTGGGTTCTTGCGTTCTCGACGGCTGTGCTGCTGATCAGCGGCACCGCGATCATCGTCTGCGACCAGCTCGGCCTGGGTTTCTGGGGCACCGTCATCCCGCTGTTCGTGTTCATGACCGCGTGCGGCTTCTCATTCCCCTGCGTGCAGGTTCTCGCGCTCGATCGTCATGGCAAGGCGGCAGGGACGGCAGCGTCGATCCTCGGCGCGAGCAACAACGGCATCGCCGCGATCATCTCGCCGGTCGTCGGCTTCGTCTCGGCAGGCGCCATCACGGCGACCACGATGGCCTCGGTCATGGTCGGCTGCGCCGTGGTCGGCACGCTCGCCCTGTGGCTGATCGTGCGTCCGCGCACGGTCGGAATGCTCGCGCCGTAG
- a CDS encoding phosphatase PAP2 family protein yields MTRRPALLWWGIGCVLAAMALGAAMTAPGPDIPSAMDSGWNRLMIGIQTPLLLSFSEVMNEVGGSWAATYVIPLAILAALLIARRWRAAVFVGVSLLASVLAVQLLKQLFGRARPEEMLVISDFGSFPSGHTANAATLAVIAVLLFPRLWVLIVGIIWTIAMAFSRTLLSVHWLSDTIGGVLVGVGTVLIVGALMLTWVRRPQSAAGYVAHDEEEP; encoded by the coding sequence ATGACTCGACGACCGGCGCTGCTCTGGTGGGGCATCGGCTGCGTGCTCGCGGCGATGGCGCTGGGAGCGGCGATGACCGCGCCCGGCCCCGACATCCCCTCGGCGATGGACAGCGGATGGAACCGGCTGATGATCGGTATCCAGACGCCGCTGCTGCTGAGCTTCTCCGAGGTGATGAACGAGGTCGGAGGCAGTTGGGCCGCGACGTATGTGATCCCGCTCGCGATCCTGGCCGCCCTGCTGATCGCCAGGCGATGGCGGGCAGCGGTGTTCGTGGGCGTGTCGCTGCTCGCGAGCGTGCTGGCGGTGCAGCTGCTCAAGCAGCTGTTCGGTCGTGCGCGACCGGAGGAGATGCTGGTGATCTCCGATTTCGGTTCATTCCCGTCAGGGCATACGGCCAACGCCGCAACCTTGGCGGTGATCGCGGTGCTGCTGTTTCCCCGGCTGTGGGTGCTGATCGTCGGCATCATCTGGACGATCGCGATGGCTTTCTCGCGCACGCTGCTCTCGGTGCACTGGCTGAGCGACACGATCGGCGGGGTGCTGGTCGGTGTCGGCACGGTGCTGATCGTGGGCGCCCTCATGCTGACGTGGGTGCGCCGGCCGCAGAGCGCGGCGGGATATGTCGCGCACGATGAAGAGGAGCCCTGA
- a CDS encoding GNAT family N-acetyltransferase → MSSIRPYRPEDRQAMFEICLKTADAGADATGMFSDDDLWGLLFAVPYAERHPDLCSIVEADDGRAIGYIVATDDTDAFERWFRDEWWPQFTERFPRPVHAESPEEKMIEYGYRRRPGQNPNTAQYPAHLHIDLLPETQGQGLGRRLIETLFAELRRRGVKGLHLGMNPENTGAAAFYERLGMQRLPSEDGGRSYGERFTD, encoded by the coding sequence GTGAGCAGCATCCGCCCGTACCGTCCCGAGGATCGCCAGGCGATGTTCGAGATCTGCCTGAAGACCGCGGATGCCGGCGCCGACGCGACCGGAATGTTCAGCGACGACGACCTCTGGGGGCTGCTGTTCGCGGTGCCGTATGCCGAACGGCATCCCGATCTGTGCTCGATCGTCGAGGCCGACGACGGTCGTGCGATCGGCTACATCGTCGCCACAGACGACACCGACGCGTTCGAACGGTGGTTCCGCGATGAGTGGTGGCCGCAGTTCACCGAACGCTTCCCGCGGCCGGTCCATGCGGAGAGTCCTGAGGAGAAGATGATCGAGTACGGGTATCGGCGGCGTCCGGGTCAGAATCCGAACACGGCGCAGTACCCGGCGCATCTGCACATCGACCTGCTGCCGGAGACCCAGGGACAGGGACTCGGGCGTCGGCTGATCGAGACCCTCTTCGCCGAGCTGCGCCGTCGTGGCGTGAAGGGGCTGCACCTCGGCATGAACCCAGAGAACACGGGTGCGGCGGCTTTCTACGAGCGACTCGGAATGCAGCGGCTGCCGTCCGAAGACGGCGGGCGCAGCTACGGGGAGCGGTTCACCGACTGA
- a CDS encoding LssY C-terminal domain-containing protein, which yields MNELPHRRRWMLQMQQSLPPATVFDRTTFLVGTAAAVWLAAIIAIQGVRTPWALVWFIPIWAITAYLVLPRLHRMLSDLYVPDYFFGRTRTADGLLGDPVNLGVDGSGAQLDHVMTSAGWHRADEITAASTWRIIASTLTRRSYATAPVSPLMLFGRRHDVAYQQEVKGNPKQRHHVRFWHSPPGWLLPGGAHADWLGAATYDTDVGLSLFTLQVTHRIDENTDVERDHVVTTAQSADNDVRVRLLRDFTTGYHSRNGGGDRFVTDGDLPIVDVSRTVPPEPVAVLQPDPSTARQIARAPLPVITAVTLIGLVTVLQLVDVLSDATFWQLLSAAEPDERVLILVVVGLFGAFMIWQLVMAWLVLRGGRRSRAVLMVLVILQIIFMAIDYLDGSAVLGLDWTLLTASVQAITLLCLSSESAGAWARRRRGSKPA from the coding sequence GTGAACGAGCTTCCGCACCGCCGGCGCTGGATGCTGCAGATGCAGCAGTCACTGCCGCCGGCAACCGTGTTCGATCGGACGACGTTCCTCGTGGGAACGGCGGCGGCGGTCTGGCTTGCGGCGATCATCGCTATCCAGGGAGTGCGCACGCCCTGGGCGCTGGTCTGGTTCATCCCGATCTGGGCGATCACCGCGTACCTGGTGCTGCCACGGCTGCATCGCATGCTCTCCGACCTCTACGTGCCCGACTACTTCTTCGGGCGCACCCGAACGGCCGACGGTCTGCTCGGCGATCCGGTGAACCTCGGAGTGGACGGCTCCGGCGCCCAACTCGACCACGTCATGACTTCGGCCGGCTGGCATCGCGCGGATGAGATCACAGCGGCATCGACGTGGCGGATCATCGCGTCGACGCTCACCAGGCGCAGCTATGCCACCGCACCGGTGTCGCCACTCATGCTGTTCGGCAGGCGCCACGACGTCGCGTACCAGCAGGAGGTGAAGGGCAATCCGAAGCAGCGCCATCACGTGCGCTTCTGGCACAGCCCACCCGGGTGGCTGCTTCCGGGCGGCGCCCACGCCGATTGGCTCGGCGCGGCGACCTACGACACCGATGTGGGCCTGTCCCTGTTCACGCTCCAGGTCACCCATCGCATCGACGAGAACACCGATGTGGAGCGCGACCACGTGGTCACGACGGCGCAGTCGGCCGACAACGACGTCCGCGTGCGACTGCTCCGCGATTTCACCACCGGATATCACTCGCGCAACGGCGGTGGCGATCGATTCGTGACAGACGGCGACCTGCCGATCGTCGATGTCTCCCGCACTGTGCCGCCCGAGCCCGTCGCCGTGCTGCAACCCGATCCGAGCACCGCACGTCAGATCGCTCGAGCACCGCTGCCGGTGATCACCGCGGTGACGCTCATCGGGCTCGTCACCGTGCTCCAGCTGGTCGATGTGCTCTCCGACGCGACGTTCTGGCAGCTGCTCTCCGCCGCCGAACCCGACGAACGTGTGCTGATCCTCGTCGTGGTCGGTCTGTTCGGGGCCTTCATGATCTGGCAGCTCGTGATGGCGTGGCTCGTGCTGCGCGGCGGCCGCCGATCTCGCGCGGTGCTGATGGTGCTCGTGATCCTCCAGATCATCTTCATGGCCATCGACTACCTGGACGGCAGCGCTGTGCTGGGCCTGGACTGGACACTGCTCACGGCATCGGTCCAGGCAATCACGCTGCTGTGCCTGTCGAGTGAGAGCGCCGGGGCATGGGCGCGCAGGCGCCGTGGATCGAAGCCCGCGTAA
- the trhO gene encoding oxygen-dependent tRNA uridine(34) hydroxylase TrhO codes for MATPKIVLFYAFAPLADPEAIRLWQRDLGEALGLRGRLIISKDGVNGTLGGDLPALKKWVRSFRSYPAFKDADIKWSEGTGLDDAGLSVDFPKLSVKVRDEIVSFGAPGELRVDEHGVVGGGARLSPDALHELVQSRDDVVFFDGRNALEAEIGRFRGAIVPDTETTRDFVELLDSGAYDDLKGKPVVTYCTGGIRCEVLSSLMTARGFGEVYQLEGGIVRYGERFGDDGLWDGSLYVFDKRGSVDFSDHTAVIGTCAGCGTQTKRTANCPDAACRRQFVVCESCDAVPCDEHTVQLA; via the coding sequence GTGGCCACACCCAAGATCGTCCTCTTCTACGCGTTCGCGCCGCTCGCCGACCCGGAGGCGATCCGCCTGTGGCAGCGCGACCTCGGCGAGGCGCTCGGGCTGCGCGGTCGGCTGATCATCTCGAAGGACGGCGTCAACGGCACTCTCGGCGGCGATCTTCCCGCGCTCAAGAAGTGGGTGCGCTCGTTCCGCTCCTACCCGGCGTTCAAGGATGCCGACATCAAATGGAGCGAGGGGACGGGGCTCGACGACGCCGGACTCAGCGTCGACTTCCCCAAGCTCAGCGTCAAGGTGCGCGACGAGATCGTCTCTTTCGGGGCGCCGGGGGAGCTGCGGGTCGACGAGCACGGAGTCGTCGGCGGTGGTGCACGGCTGAGTCCCGACGCACTGCACGAGCTCGTGCAGTCGCGTGACGACGTCGTCTTCTTCGACGGGCGCAACGCGCTCGAAGCCGAGATCGGCCGTTTCCGCGGTGCGATCGTGCCCGACACCGAGACGACTCGCGATTTCGTCGAGCTGCTCGACTCGGGAGCGTACGACGATCTCAAGGGCAAGCCGGTCGTCACCTACTGCACCGGCGGCATCCGCTGCGAGGTGCTGTCGAGTCTCATGACGGCGCGCGGGTTCGGCGAGGTGTACCAGCTCGAGGGTGGCATCGTCCGCTACGGGGAGCGCTTCGGAGACGATGGCCTGTGGGACGGCTCGCTCTACGTGTTCGACAAGCGCGGATCAGTGGATTTCAGCGACCACACCGCCGTGATCGGCACGTGCGCCGGGTGCGGTACGCAGACCAAGCGCACCGCGAACTGCCCGGATGCCGCGTGCCGTCGCCAGTTCGTCGTGTGCGAGAGCTGCGACGCGGTGCCGTGCGATGAGCACACGGTGCAACTCGCCTGA